TCCCTTCCAGATGTAGCCCGCCGTACAGCACGAGGTCGGCTCCCGCCAGCCGCCGCACGTCGCCCGCCGACGCCTTGTAGAGGTGCGGGTCCACCCCCGGCCCCATCAGCCCGGTCACCCGCACCCGGTCCCCGCCGATCACGGCCGCGAGGTCACTGAGCATGTTGACGGTCGTGACGACCTGCACGCGCCCATCGTCCGGGGTAGAGGGGGGCGGGGCACAGGCGCTCAAGCCCAGCGCGGCGAGGAGCAGCAGGCTGCGCCTCATTCCGCCCCCCCATGCACGTGAACCTGCGCGGCCACGCCCAGCGCGAGGGTGAGGGGACCGCCTGCCAGCGCCACCGTGAGGGTGCCCAGCGCCGCATCCACCCGCGTCAGGGTCAGCGCCGCCCCCGGCGTCAGCCCCGCTGCCACCAGTGCCCGCAGCCCCGCCGGGTCGCCGTCGGGCACGCGGGCCACGGTCGCCGTCTCCTCCGGGGCAAGCTGGGTCAGCCGCCGCTCGGCGCGGGCCGGAACCTCGCCCCGCAGGGTGGGAATGGGGTCCCCGTGCGGGTCGTGGGTGGGGTCGCCCAGCCACGCGGCGATGCGGGCCTCCAGCCGTTCCGACAGTGCGTGCTCCAGTCGCTCGGCCTCCTCGTGCACCTCGTCCAGCGGCACGCCCAGCGCCCGGTGGAGGAACAGTTCCAGCAGGCGGTGGTGCCGCAACACCTCCAGCGCCACCTGCTCGCCCTCGGCGGTCAGGCGGGCCCCCTGGTACGGCGCGTGCGCGACGAGGCCCTGCTCGCTCAGCTTGCGGAGCATCCCCGTGGCACTCGCCGGGACCACGCCCAGCGCGTCGGCTAGGGCCTGCGTATTGACCTTACCGTCCTGTCCCAGCACATAGAGGTGCTTGAGGTAGTCCTCGGCGGAAGGGGAGAGGAGGCGGGCCGTCATACCCAAGTTTAGGCACGCCAAAAATTAAGATTCAAGGGGGGTGAAAAGGGGGGAGGCGGCGGGGTGGGAACCTTTCCGGCCTTTCCCGCCTCCTACCCTGTGAGGTGGCCTTGAATTCTCTCCCCGACAAGCAGCTCGTGCCCCTCGCCGCGCACCCCGGTCCCCACCGGGAAGCGGCCTTCGAGGTGCTGGTGCGGCGGCATTCGCCCCGGCTGCACCGCCTCGCTGCGGGGATGGTGGGGCCAGGCAGCGCCGACGACGTGCTTCAGGAGGTGTGGATGGGTGTGTACCGGAATCTGCGGGGCTTTCGCCAGGAGGCGCAGTTCACGACCTGGCTGCACCGCATCGCCCTGAACGCCTGTCACAAGGCGCTGGCCGCCCGCCCCTCCCTGCCTCTCGACGAGGCCCCCGAACCCGCTTCCCCCCACAGCCCTGCCCGAACGGGCGAGCAGGCCGACCTCCGCGCCCGCCTCGCGTGGGCGCTCGCCCGCCTCCCTCCCGAACAGCGCGACGCCGTGACCCTGCGCGAACTCGGCGGGCTGGACTACGCCGAGATCGCCGGGGTGCTGGGTGTGGAGGTCGGCACCGTGAAAAGCCGCCTCAGCCGGGGCCGCGCCGCCCTGCGCGAGTTGCTGAGCGCCGTAGGCGTGACCCCATGACCCCCAGAATTGGAGCCCGCACCATGACCGACGACGACCTCGACCTCCTCTTCGCCCAGGCCCGCGCCGAGACGCCCGCCGACGCCGGGGCCGCCGACCGATTCCTGGCCCGGCACCGCGCAGAGCGGGCCGCGCCCCCCCGCCGCGCTCCCCGCTGGCCCCCGCTGCTGGCCGCCGCTGCCATCCTCGCCGGGGTGCTGGTGCTGCGGCCCACGCCCGCCCTGCCTGCCAGCGCCGCCTACGACGTGTATCAGGGCACGCTGGGGGAGGGCTGGTGAAACGGGCCTTTGCCCTCGCGCTGGCCCTGACCGCGCTGGCCCAGGCCACTCCCGCCGACGACCTCGCGGCGGCCCTGCGCCAGTCGCGCACGCTGGCCGCACGCGGCGAGGCGGAAGTCAGCGTGTATTTCCCGCCCCGCGCGGTGCCCACCCGCACGGCGGCGCGGCTTCCGGTGGTCCCCTTCCGCCCCGCGCTGCTGGCCCGCCACTTCACCGTGACCCGCCAGGACGCGCCCGCCCCCGTCGTAGGCCGCGAGGCCATCCGCTACGACCTCACCCCGAAGGTGGGGCAGGCCGCCCGCTGGACCCTGTGGGTGGACCGGGCGTGGAACGTGCCCCTCGCCTACGAGGAACGGATGCCGGACGGCACCCTGGCCCGCCGCGCCGCCCTGACGCGGGTGCAGCCCCAGCCCGTGCGGGTGCAAACGGACGTGCCCCCCATCCCCGCTGGCTTGCGGTCGGCGGTCCTGACCGCACTGCCGGGCCTGCGCTTTCCCCCCGGCTTCGCCCCCGTGTCTGCCGAGGTCCGGGAGGGAGGCGGGGTGACCGTGTCCCTCAGCGACGGGGTGAACGTCCTCGCGCTGGTCGTCGCACCCCGCAACGTCCGCGCCGCGCCGGGGGTGGCCTCGCGGCGGGTGGGCGGGCGCTTCGTGTGGCTGGTGGGAAATCTGCCCGACGGGCCGCTCAGGAACGCTCTTTCCGGCATTCGTGCAGTGGACGAGACCCCCCTGGGAACTTTCCTGCCCTCCGTAGGCTCCAAGAGGTGATCATGCCCCTGCCCCCCCTCTCCCGCAAGCTCAGCGCCGAGGATGCCGCCCACCTGCTGCGCCGCACGGCCTTCGGTGCCACCGACGCCGGGATTCGTGCCCTGGTGGGCCGCCCCGCCCACGAGGTGACCCGCGACCTCCTCTCGTTCGGCGACGAACGCGCCCCCGGCAATCCTTTCGACCCCTCCAGTGCCGCCACCCCCGGCGCGGGCATCCAGCTCACGCGGGCGGCGTGGCTCTACGAACTGTTCTACGGCCCCCACCCCCTGCGCGAGCTGCTGGCCCTAGCCTGGAGCAACCATTTCGTGATCGGCACCGACAAGGTGCGGAACGTGCCCATGCTCACGGCCTACCTCGGCCTGCTGCGCCGTCACTCGGCCACGACCGACTTCGCCCGCTTCACGCTGGAGGTCGCGCAGTCGCCCGCCATGCTGCGCTATCTGGACAACGACCAGAACCGCAAGGGACGGCCCAACGAGAACTTCAGCCGCGAGCTGCTGGAGCTGTTCACCACCGGCATCGGCCCCTACACCGAGGACGACGTGCGCGAGGGGGCGCGTGCCCTGACGGGCTGGAGCTTCGAGGGGGGGCGCGGCAACCAGAACTTCCTGCAAGAGGCCCGCTTCCTCTTCCGACCCGGCCAGCACGACACCGGCCAGAAAACCTATCTGGGCCAGAGTGGGAACCTGGGCGGCGAGGACGTGATTCGTCTCGCGGCCACGCACCCAGCCACGGCTCCCTTCATCGCCCGCAAACTGCACCGCGCCCTCGTCGCGGACGAGCCGGACCCGGCGGCGGTGGCGGCGAGCGCCGAGACCTTCCGCCGCACGCATGGGAACGTTCGCGCCGTGCTGGAAGAACTTCTCGCCAGCGAGCACTTCTACTCGCGCCGCGCTGCCATCATTCGCGGTCCGGTCGCCTTCATCACGGGGGCGGTGCGGACCCTGGGACAACCGAAGCTGGAGGCCAAGCAGATTCTCACGCTCGCGCAGACGGCCGGGCGGATGGGCCAACTCCTCCTGGAACCCGACACCGTGAAGGGCTGGGACGGGGGCCGCGAGTGGATCAACGACACCACGCTGCTGCTGCGGATGCAGGTGGCCGCCTCCCTGACCACCGCAGGCACCGCCCCGAAGCTGGAGGCCCAACCCTCCGACCTCGCCCTGCTGGGCACCGAACGCTCGCCGCTGGCCGGGGTGACGGACGGCCTGAACCCCAAGCAGCGCCTCTACCTGACCCTCATCAGCCCCGAGTTCGGGTTGGCCTGACGCTCCCCCAAGAGGTGACCATGACTGTGGACCGACGCGACTTCCTGAAATACTCCGCCCTCGCGGTGGCCGCGACGAGCGGGATGCCCGGCTTTCTGGCGCGGGCGGCGGCGCAGGCGGCGACCCAGCCCGCCGCGGGCGGCAAGACCCTGGTGGTCATCCAGCTCACCGGGGGCAACGACGGCCTCAATACGTTGGTGCCCTACTCCAACGGGGCGTATTACGCGGCGCGGCCCAACATCGCCATTCCCAGAAAGGACGTGCTGACCCTCACGCCCGATCTGGGGATGCATCCCTCGCTCAAGCCCTTGATGCCCCTCTGGGAGAGCGGCCACCTCGCCTGGATGGAGAATGTCGGGTACCCCAACCCCAACCGCTCCCACTTCGCGTCCATGGCGATCTGGCACACCGCCGACCCCACCCAGGCGCAGGCGGAAGGCTGGATCGGACGGGTGGCCGAGAAGATCGGGGACCCCTTCTGCGCCTCCAACCTCGGCGGCACCACCCCACAGGCGCTGCGGGCGTCCGAGTTCAGCCTGCCCAGCATTGACCGGGTGGACAGCTTTCAGGTGAGGCTCCCGGCGGGGCTGGACGGGGCCTTCGAGCGGCTGCTGAACCTCCCCCGCGAGGGCGAGGCCGACTACCTTGGCCGCGCCGCCCGGCAGATGGTGGCGAACACGCGGGAGGTGCAGGCGAACGTGGCGAAGTACCGCCCCGGCGCGAAGTACCCGGAAGGCCGCTTCGGGCTGAACCTGCAAGACGCCGCCCGCCTCATCGCCGCCGGAACCGGGCAGCGGGTGCTGTACGTCTCGCTGGGCGGCTTTGACACCCACGCGGGCCAGCGGGCCGAGCAGGACGAGTTGCTGGCGACCCTCGCCTCCGGCCTCGCGGCGTTTCAGGCTGACCTGGAGGCGCAGGGCCTCGCCGACCGGGTGATCGTGATGGGCTTTTCGGAGTTTGGACGCCGGGTCGCCGAGAACGGCAGCGCGGGCACCGACCACGGCCAGGGCAGCGTGATGTTCGCGCTGGGTCAGGGGGTGAAGGGCGGCATTCATGGCGACAGCCCCGATCTGGAAAACCTCGCGGACGGCGATATCCGCTACAGGCAGGACTTCCGGGGCGTGTACGCGGGGGCGCTCACGCACTGGCTGGGCCTGAATGCCCGCGACATCCTGCGCGGCGACTTTGCGGGACCGGAGTGGGTGGCATGAGCGCCCGCGTCGGCGGTGCGCTGCTCGCCGGGCTGGTCCTCCTCTCGGCTCCGGCGGCCCTCGCCCTGCCCAAATACCGGGTGGAGGCCGCCCGCTTCCTGGGCCACGACAAGGACGATCCCCTCTGGCAGCTCTCCGGCAAGGTGATGCCCTGCGTGACCTGTCACATCCAGCCCCAGGGCGGGAAGGGCTGGAACCCGTTCGGCCAGAGCCTCCAGGCCGAGTTCCGTGCCCAGCCGACCGCCAGCTTCCGCACGGTCCTGCGCTCGGTGCTGGCGCGGGAAGCCGATGCGGACGCCGACGGCTACCCCGACGCGCTGGAGTTCTTCGCCCGCACCCTGCCCGGCGACCCCAAGAGCAAGCCTACCAAGTCCTTACGTGACCTTCAGGCCGAGTTTGAGAAGGCAGGGGGCCTGCCGGACGAGAAGCCCAAAAAGTAAACTCCACGCCCGGTGGGGGGGCAGTGGAGTCTGATTTAGAAGGGGGAGGAGCTTGCCTCCCCCGCTCGCTTTGAGATTCAGGCGACCAGTTCGGCGCGAATCACGGGGAGACGCCGCCCACCCGCGATCTGCTGCACCACATCCTCGCGCACCTCGTTGGCGCGGCCCAGGCCCAGCTCAGCGATCAGGCGCACAAAGTCGTGGAGGGTGTACGGCCCCTCGTTGCCCTGCGCGTAGAAGAAGTAGGAGGCCAGCTCCTCCATCGTCAACTGTGACATGTCATTAATTTAGCCTTAAAGCTCTGAACATTTTCTGACTTCTGTCCCCTCCCTTCTCAGCCTCTTCTCCCACGTCACCCACATCGCCTCGGGGACGTAGCCCAGCCGGGTATTCACCCGCAGCATCGGCAGATTGAGGATGGCTCCCCCGGTCCCGGCGTGGGTGTAGCCCTCTGTCTGTGCCCAGGCCAGTGCGTGCGCCTTGACCAGCGTGGCGAGGCCCCGGCCCCGGTGCGCCGGGTGGGTGACCGTAAGGTCGCTGGAAACTTCACTCGTGCCCTGGAGGCTGCGGTCCTGCGGCAGCGTCAGGCGGGTCAGGGCCAGCAGTTCGCCGCGCCGCCGTACCACGAAGACGGCTTCCTCGCGGGTCATCACCTCGCGCAGGGCGAGCAGGTCCAGGGGCGCGGTCATCGTCGTCGGGTTGCGCGGCACGTCGGCCTCGCCCTGGCGGTGGAGGGTGTACAGGGCCTGCCACTCGGCTTCCGGGGCGTCCATGCGCCAGCGGTCGACCTCGTAGCCCTCCAGAAAGAGGCGTTCCTCCAGCGCCCGGAACCGCTCGGGGTCCCACCCCCGCAGGTCGAGGTGCGCTCCCCACGACTGCCACGCGTTGCGAAAGCCCGCCGCCGCGAAAAAGGTCATCTTCTCGGAGAAATCTTCGCGGGTCACGCCCAGCAGCCGGGAGTATCCGGCGGGCCACTCGGCCAGCAGCGCCAGATACAGCGGGCTGAACACGGCCCCCTCCCCCGCAAGGTCCAGCCGCAGTGCGTCCGGGGCGCTGTCGCCAAAGGGCGCGAGGTGCGCGGTCGCCACGACCTCGCCGCCCCGCACGGCCACGAGGCGCCGCCGCTCGGGCCGCGTGCTCTCGCGGAAATGCTCCGGGCGGTAGGTCCACAGGCCGCGCACGCTCCGGGTCACGAGATCGGCCACGGCAGGGGCGTCGGCCTGCTGGAAGGAGCGGAAATGTAGGGAAGAGCGGGTGTCAGTCACGCCTCCATCCTTCCTGCTGCCCGGCCGCCGGGCGAATCTCAGGCATACGCCGGATGGCTTAGGGCTGCATATGCGCCGAACTGCTCTTCCCCTTTGCCTGACCTGGCGAGCTTCCCACCCAAGTCGCTGCAATTCATCAGCGACTCACATTCACGGAATGACTTGACAGGATTATGCCTCCGGCGTATTCTGTTTATACCGGAATGGAAGCGCCGTGGGTGTGCTTGTTTCCCGAACCGGATGGAGCCTGTCGGCCCCGAAGTTGTCCTTTGATCACGCCCCTACCTCGTGGCAGGTGGGGGCGTGTCCTTTGCCGCGCGGCCTTGCCCGGTAGACTGCGCCCCATGACAGCCGAACGACAGGGTCAGGACCTGGATCGCCTGAGCATCACCACCATGCGCACGCTCGCCATCGACGCGGTGCAGGCGGCCAACAGCGGCCACCCCGGTGCGCCGCTGGGCGCGTCCCCGATGGCCTACGTGCTGTGGCAGCGTTTCCTGCGCCACAACCCGCAGAACCCCGAGTGGGCCGGGCGCGACCGCTTCGTGCTGTCGGCGGGGCACGCCTCCATGCTGATCTACTCGCTGCTGCACCTGACCGGGTACGACATGCCCCTGGAGGACATCAAGCGCTTCCGGCAGTGGCAGAGCAAGACCCCCGGCCACCCCGAGTTCTTCCACACTCCCGGCTTGGACGCGACCACCGGGCCGCTGGGTCAGGGCGCGGCAATGACCGTAGGCATGGCGATGGCGGAAGCGCACCTCGCCGCCCGCTACAACCGCGACGGCTTCCCGATCTTTGACAACCACGTCTACTCCATCCTGGGCGACGGCGACCTGCAAGAAGGCGTCAACCACGAGGCCGCCGCGCTCGCCGGGCACCTGAAACTCGGCAAGTTGATCTGGCTGCACGACGACAACGCGGTGCAGCTCGACACCGCCACCGAGAAGGCCGAGTCCGAAGACACCGCCGCCCGCTTCCGCGCCTACGGCTGGCAGGTGCTGCGCGTGGAGGACGGCGAGAATTTGGACGAGATCGGGGCCGCCATTCAGCAGGCCCGCGAGCACACGGCGCAGCCCACCCTGATTCAGGTCCGCACCGTGATCGGCTTCGGCAGCCCCCGCGCGGGCACGAGCAAGGCGCACGGCGAGCCGCTGGGTGAGGAGGGCGTGGCCGCCACCAAGCAGGCGCTGGGCTGGGATTACCCGCCCTTCACGGTGCCGGACGAGGTGAAGGCCCACATGGACGCCCGCGAACGTGGCGCCGCGCAGGAGGCCGAGTGGCAGGCGCTGCTCGACCGCTACGGGGAAGCGCACCCCGACCTCGCCGCTGAGGTGATGGGCCTGCTCAAGCGTGACCTGCCGGAGAACCTCGCGGCGGCGCTCCCCACCTATGAACCCGGCGGCAAGGCGGTCGCCACCCGCAACGCCAGCGGCGAGGTCATCAATGCGCTGGCAAAGGTCGTTCCTGGCCTGATGGGCGGCAGCGCGGACCTGTCCGGCAGCACCAAGACCACCATCAAGGACGGCGGGGAATTCCTGCCGGGCCACTACGAGGGCCGCAATGTCTACTTCGGGGTGCGCGAGTTCGGCATGGCCGCCGCCGCCAACGGCCTCGCGCTGTACGGCGGCCCGCGTCCCCTCGTGGGCACCTTCCTGGTGTTCGCGGATTACCTCAAACCCGCCTTCCGGCTCTCCGCGATTCAGATGCAGCCCGTGACCTACGTGCTGACCCACGACTCCATCGGTCTGGGGGAAGACGGCCCCACCCACCAGCCTATCGAGCAGCTCGCCATGCTGCGGGCCGTGCCGGGTGCCCGCGTCATCCGCCCCGCCGACGCCAACGAGACGGCGACCGCGTGGCAGATGGCGCTGGAGTACGGCAAGGGGCCGACCGCGCTGGCCCTCTCGCGTCAGGACCTGCCCATCCTGCCCGCCAACCCGGAAGGCATAAAGAAGGGCGCCTACGTGGTCCGCGACGCCGAGAACGCGGCGGTGGTGCTGATCGCCTCCGGCTCCGAGGTCAGCCTCGCGCTGGACGCGGCAGAGGCGCTGGCCTCGGCAGGCACGCCCGCCCGCGTCGTCTCGATGCCCTGCATGGAGGTTTTCCGCGAGCAGGAGCGCGGTTACCGTGACTCGGTCCTGACTCCCGGCGTGCCCCGCGTCGCCATCGAAGCGGCGAGCAAGTCGCCCTGGTACGAGTGGGTCGGCCACGACGGGGCGGTCATCGGCATGGACACCTTCGGGGCGTCGGCCCCCGCCAAGGTCCTGTTCGAGAAGTTCGGCTTCAGCGTGGAGAACGTCGTCAAGACGGTCAGGGACGTGCTGGCCCGCTGAGGTTGACCCTGGCCCGGCGCCCGCTTTCCAGGAGGAGGCGGGCGCTCCTACTTTCAGTGGCCGTTAGTCGCGGGCGTGGTCGCGGCGGTACTCATCGTGGATCATCTCCAGCAGTTCGGCGCGGGTGGCGCGGGGAAACTTGCGGCGCTTGGCGGTCACGGCCCGCTCGATGGCGCCCCGGTTGCCCCGCGTCAGCGTCAGCAGGCGCCGGAGCCAGACCTCCTCGTCGGTCTTCATCATCCGGCGGGCCGGGGGCCGAAAGCCGCCCGAGTGCCCCGGCCCGCTCCGGCGCGTGAGCAGCAACACCCCCACGCCCGCGAGCGAGATCACGATCAGCACCAGCGCCGTGGTCATGCGGCGAGTCTAGAGCGGGCGCGTCCTTCACACCTCCTCAAGCTTGTGAGCCAAGGCGGGCGGGTGCGGGGGGGAGGTGAGACAGTCGGGCCATGACCGACCACGACAAGAGCCGTCCCAAGGCCCAGCCTGAAACCGCCTCCACCGAGGACTACCCGCAGGAAACGCCGGTCGAGACGCAGGGCACCCAGCCCGGCAGCGAGGCCGAGATGGAGGTCCAGCCCGTCACCATCCGTGAGGACTACCGGGGCAGCGGCAAGCTGGCGGGCAAGGTCGCGCTGATCACCGGCGGCGACAGCGGCATCGGGCGGGCGGTGGCCGTCCACTTCGCCCGCGAGGGGGCCGACGTGGCGATTCTCTACCTCGACGAGCATCAGGACGCGCAAGACACCGTGGCGATGGTGGAGGCCGAGGGCCGCCGTGCGCTGGCCATCGCGGGCGACATCGGGGACGTAGGGTTCGCGCGCCAGGCCGTCGAGCAGACGGTGGCGCGACTGGGCAAGCTCGATGTCCTGGTGAACAATGCGGCCGAGCAGCACGAGCAAAAGGAACTCACCGACATCACGCCCGAGCAACTGGAGCGCACCTTCCGCACCAACATCTTCGGGATGTTCTACCTGACCCAGGCCGCGCTGCCGCACCTCGGGGAAGGCGCGTCCATCATCAACACGACGAGCATCACCGCCTACAAGGGCAGCCCCGAGCTGATGGACTACGCCTCGACCAAGGGGGCCATCGTGGCCTTTACCCGCAGCCTCAGCCAGAACCTCGCGGAGAAGAAGATTCGCGTCAACGCCGTCGCTCCCGGCCCAATCTGGACGCCTCTGATCCCGGCCACCATCAGCGAGGACAAGCTGGCGAGCGATTGGGGCCAGACCCCGTTGGGCCGCCCCGGCCAGCCCGCCGAGGTCGCGCCCGCCTACGTGTTCCTGGCATCGGACGATTCCTCGTACTTCTCCGGGCAGGTGCTGCACCCCAATGGCGGAACGGTGGTCGGGGGGTAGGGTTTTCCCCTCCGCGATGGGCCGTCAGCGTGCAGGGGCTGGCGGCTGATCTTTGGCGGCGATACGCATGCGGGACTGTCCGTTCTGGCCCCCTCCGCTCTTCTGCGGACGCTCAGGAACACGCAGCGGCGGCCCCCAGCGCCCCACCTAGCCTCCCACCACCCGCAGCAGGTGACGTTCCATCTGCCTTACGCTCTGGCGGGCGGCGTGGGCGCTGTCCATGCCCAGCGCATGAACGTAGATCGAGGCCCGGTCGGGGGAAAAGGCCAGCGCGACGGTGCCCGGCAGCAGCCCGGTCAGGGACGCCAGCAGCGTGAGGGGCAGGTCGCCCGTGAGGCGCAGCGGGACCTCCACGATCATCGGGTTGAGGCGGGGCCGGGGTTGCAGGGCCATCAGCGCCATATGGACGTTGGCCCGCACCAGTTCGGCCGAGAAGAAAAGAATCAGGGTCGCGGTTCCGGTCACCGTGCGGATATAGGGAGTCGCTCCCAGCGCCCGGCGAAACAGGGCCAGAATCAGGAAGCCGATCAGCCAGCCTAGCGTCAGGCTCCGCAGGCTGACCTCACCCAGAAACAGCGCCCACACCAGTCCCAGCAGCAGGTTGAAGCCCGCTCCCCTCACGGCCCACCGCTCCTGCCGGGGCAAGGAGCGTCAGGCCAGGGCCGGGGCAGCGGAGCAGCAGGCGTCATGAGGTCAGGATACGGGTTGCCCCGCCGATCAAATTGGGCGAAGGGCGGAGGAGCCCGCAGCACAGGGCTTGCGGGCATCCGTCCCCGCCCGTTCGCTGCGGGGCTTTCACCTCTCTACGTCATTCCTGTCCTGGTCCGCTCTGAACGGGCTGCACTGTCTCCCCCGCGCTCCTCTTCCAGCGGAACCGGGATCAGGACACCGCGTCGGGCCAGCTTGTCAGGCGGGCGCGGGTCCAGAATTCCAGAAAACCCTCGACCTGCGCCACGAAGTCCTGAAAGCTCAGCGATTTGATCAGGTAGGAACTCGCGTGCAGCGTGTAGGCACGGGTGATGTCGTGGTCGTGGTTGGAGGTGGTCAGCATCACCACCGGAATCTGCACCAGCCAGGGATCGGCCTTCATCGCTTCCAGCACCTCGAAGCCCGACATGCCCGGCATGTTCACGTCCAGCAGCACCACGTCGGGCAGGGCACTTTCTGGCGTCCGCAGGACGCGCAGGGCCTCCTGCCCGCTGCTCACCGTGGTGACCTCGCACAGATGAGCGTACTCGGCAAACACCTCCTCGGCGAGGTGGCGGTCCATCAGGCTGTCATCGACGAGCAGCAGGCGCAGAGGACGGCTCACGGACGCGCCTCCCCCCGAGCGCAGGGCGGCAAGGTCAGGAGAAGAGGCTTTAGAGGATGCATAGCTAAGACTCATCTTAGCGGGCCAGGCACGGCTTGGCGGGCGCATGTCTGCTCCGCACTGCTTAAAAAGTCTTGAACGGAGTTCAGCCGCATCCTGGAATCGAGTAAAGACGAACTCAAGGACCCGGCCACCACTTCAGGCCAGCGGGCTCCGCGCTACCCTGCGCCCCATGACTGGCCTGTCCTCTGCCCCCCGGCCCCGTATTCTGGTCGTCAACGACGACGGCATCTTCTCGCCCGGTATCAAGGCGCTGGGGCTGGCGCTGGCCGAGGTGGGCGACGTGGTGGTGGTCGCGCCCGATGTCGAGCAGTCGGCGGTGGGACACGGCATCACCATCCGGCGCCCGCTGCGTTTCAAGCACACGGCGTCGGCAGGCTTCGGGACCCTGCCCGCCTACCGGGTGGATGGCACTCCCGCCGACTGCGTGGTGCTGGGAGTGCATCTGCTCGGAAGGCCAGACCTGGTGGTCAGCGGGATCAACGTGGGGCCGAACCTGGGCGACGACCTGACGCACTCGGGCACGGTCGCGGCGGCCATCGAGGGGCTGGCGCTGGGGCTGCCGTCGGTCGCGTTCAGTGCGCGGGCCAATGGAGATGGCGAGTACGGCTTCGCGGCGGGAGCGGCCTACGCCGCGCGGCTGGCCCGCGAGGTGCTCTCCAGGGGGCTGCCGCCGCGGGTGCTGCTGAACGTCAACTTTCCGGCGGGTACGCCGCGCGGGGTGCGGGTCACCCGCGTGGGCGAACACCGCTGGGAGGACTCCATCGTGACCCGGCAGGATCCCGAGGGCCGCGAGTACCACTGGGTCGCGGGCCAGAGCACTGCCCCTGACGCCGACGACCCCGCGACCGACTATGGGGCGGTGGCGGCCGGGTACATCAGCGTGACGCCCGTGCGGCTCGACCTGACGGCGCGGGACCTGCTGGATGAGGTGGGGGGTTACGTGCCAGAGGTGTGATCCGGCCCCAGGCTGCGCTGCACCTCGAACGCCCAGGCCCGCACCCCGTCCGGCACCGTCAGCGGCGGCACCTCGCCCGTCCAGCGGCTGGCGACGAGGGCGAGGCC
This portion of the Deinococcus terrestris genome encodes:
- a CDS encoding SDR family oxidoreductase translates to MTDHDKSRPKAQPETASTEDYPQETPVETQGTQPGSEAEMEVQPVTIREDYRGSGKLAGKVALITGGDSGIGRAVAVHFAREGADVAILYLDEHQDAQDTVAMVEAEGRRALAIAGDIGDVGFARQAVEQTVARLGKLDVLVNNAAEQHEQKELTDITPEQLERTFRTNIFGMFYLTQAALPHLGEGASIINTTSITAYKGSPELMDYASTKGAIVAFTRSLSQNLAEKKIRVNAVAPGPIWTPLIPATISEDKLASDWGQTPLGRPGQPAEVAPAYVFLASDDSSYFSGQVLHPNGGTVVGG
- a CDS encoding Na+/H+ antiporter subunit E, giving the protein MRGAGFNLLLGLVWALFLGEVSLRSLTLGWLIGFLILALFRRALGATPYIRTVTGTATLILFFSAELVRANVHMALMALQPRPRLNPMIVEVPLRLTGDLPLTLLASLTGLLPGTVALAFSPDRASIYVHALGMDSAHAARQSVRQMERHLLRVVGG
- the surE gene encoding 5'/3'-nucleotidase SurE produces the protein MTGLSSAPRPRILVVNDDGIFSPGIKALGLALAEVGDVVVVAPDVEQSAVGHGITIRRPLRFKHTASAGFGTLPAYRVDGTPADCVVLGVHLLGRPDLVVSGINVGPNLGDDLTHSGTVAAAIEGLALGLPSVAFSARANGDGEYGFAAGAAYAARLAREVLSRGLPPRVLLNVNFPAGTPRGVRVTRVGEHRWEDSIVTRQDPEGREYHWVAGQSTAPDADDPATDYGAVAAGYISVTPVRLDLTARDLLDEVGGYVPEV
- a CDS encoding response regulator gives rise to the protein MSRPLRLLLVDDSLMDRHLAEEVFAEYAHLCEVTTVSSGQEALRVLRTPESALPDVVLLDVNMPGMSGFEVLEAMKADPWLVQIPVVMLTTSNHDHDITRAYTLHASSYLIKSLSFQDFVAQVEGFLEFWTRARLTSWPDAVS